Genomic window (Cryptomeria japonica unplaced genomic scaffold, Sugi_1.0 HiC_scaffold_1800, whole genome shotgun sequence):
accctaaaccctaaaccctaaaccctaaaccctaaaccctaaaccctaaaccctaaaccctaaaccctaaaccctaaaccctaaaccctaaaccctaaaccctaaaccctaaaccctaaaccctaaaccctaaaccctaaaccctaaaccctaaaccctaaaccctaaaccctaaaccctaaaccctaaaccctaaaccctaaaccctaaaccctaaaccctaaaccctaaaccctaaaccctaaaccctaaaccctaaaccctaaaccctaaaccctaaaccctaaaccctaaaccctaaaccctaaaccctaaaccctaaaccctaaaccctaaaccctaaaccctaaaccctaaaccctaaaccctaaaccctaaaccctaaaccctaaaccctaaaccctaaaccctaaaccctaaaccctaaaccctaaaccctaaaccctaaaccctaaaccctaaaccctaaaccctaaaccctaaaccctaaaccctaaaccctaaaccctaaaccctaaaccctaaaccctaaaccctaaaccctaaaccctaaaccctaaaccctaaaccctaaaccctaaaccctaaaccctaaaccctaaaccctaaaccctaaaccctaaaccctaaaccctaaaccctaaaccctaaaccctaaaccctaaaccctaaaccctaaaccctaaaccctaaaccctaaaccctaaaccctaaaccctaaaccctaaaccctaaaccctaaaccctaaaccctaaaccctaaaccctaaaccctaaaccctaaaccctaaaccctaaaccctaaaccctaaaccctaaaccctaaaccctaaaccctaaaccctaaaccctaaaccctaaaccctaaaccctaaaccctaaaccctaaaccctaaaccctaaaccctaaaccctaaaccctaaaccctaaaccctaaaccctaaaccctaaaccctaaaccctaaaccctaaaccctaaaccctaaaccctaaaccctaaaccctaaaccctaaaccctaaaccctaaaccctaaaccctaaaccctaaaccctaaaccctaaaccctaaaccctaaaccctaaaccctaaaccctaaaccctaaaccctaaaaccctaaaaccctaaaccctaaaccctaaaccctaaaaccctaaaaccctaaaaccctaaaaccctaaaccctaaaaccctaaaaccctaaaccctaaaccctaaaaccctaaaccctaaaccctaaaccctaaaccctaaaccctaaaaccctaaaccctaaaccctaaaccctaaaccctaaaccctaaaccctaaaccctaaaaccctaaaccctaaaaccctaaaccctaaaccctaaaccctaaaccctaaaccctaaaccctaaaccctaaaccctaaaccctaaaccctaaaccctaaaccctaaaccctaaaccctaaaccctaaaccctaaaccctaaaccctaaaccctaaaccctaaaccctaaaccctaaaccctaaaccctaaaccctaaaccctaaaccctaaaccctaaaccctaaaccctaaaccctaaaccctaaaccctaaaccctaaaccctaaaccctaaaccctaaaccctaaaccctaaaccctaaaccctaaaccctaaaccctaaaccctaaaccctaaaccctaaaccctaaaccctaaaccctaaaccctaaaccctaaaccctaaaccctaaaccctaaaccctaaaccctaaaccctaaaccctaaaccctaaaccctaaaccctaaaccctaaaccctaaaccctaaaccctaaaccctaaaccctaaaccctaaaaccctaaaaccctaaaccctaaaccctaaaccctaaaccctaaaaccctaaaaccctaaaccctaaaccctaaaccctaaaccctaaaaccctaaaaccctaaaccctaaaccctaaaaccctaaaccctaaaacccaaaccctaaaccctaaaccctaaaaccctaaaaccctaaaccctaaaccctaaaccctaaaccctaaaccctaaaccctaaaccctaaaccctaaaccctaaaccctaaaccctaaaccctaaaccctaaaccctaaaccctaaaccctaaaccctaaaccctaaaccctaaaccctaaaccctaaaccctaaaccctaaaccctaaaccctaaaccctaaaccctaaaccctaaacccctaaaccctaaaccctaaaccctaaaccctaaaccctaaaccctaaaccctaaaccctaaaccctaaaccctaaaccctaaaccctaaaccctaaaccctaaacccaaaaccctaaaccctaaaccctaaaccctaaaccctaaaccctaaacccaaaaccctaaaccctaaaccctaaaccctaaaccctaaaccctaaaccctaaaccctaaaccctaaaccctaaaccctaaaccctaaacccaaaacccaaaacccaaaaccctaaaccctaaacccaaaacccaaaacccaaaacccaaaacccaaaaccctaaaccctaaaccctaaaccctaaaccctaaaccctaaaccctaaaccctaaaccctaaaccctaaaccctaaaccctaaaccctaaaccctaaaccctaaaccctaaaccctaaaccctaaaccctaaaccctaaaccctaaaccctaaaccctaaaccctaaaccctaaaccctaaaccctaaaccctaaaccctaaattataaaCTTAAATTATAAATCTTAaattataaccctaaaccctaaaccctaaaccctaaaccctaaaccctaaaccctaaaccctaaaccctaaaccctaaaccctaaaccctaaaccctaaaccctaaaccctaaaccctaaaccctaaaccctaaaccctaaaccctgaaccctaaaccctgaaccctaaaccctgaaccctaaaccctaaaccctaaaccctaaaccccaaacccaaaaccctaaaccctaaaccctaaaaaccctaaaccctaaaaaaccctaaaaaaaccctaaaccctaaaaaaccctaaaccctaaaccctaaaccctaaaccctaaaccctaaaccctaaaccctaaaccctaaaccctaaaccctaaaccctaaaccctaaaccctaaaccctaaaccctaaacccgaaaccctaaaccctaaaccctaaaccctaaacccgaaacccgaaaccccaaaccccaaacccgaaacccgaaaccccaaacccgaaaccccaaaccccaaaccccaaacccgaaaccccaaaccccaaacccgaaaccccaaaccccaaaccccaaaccccaaaccccaaaccccaaaccccaaaccccaaaccctaaaccctaaactcctaaatttttttaaactcctaaattttcctaaaccctaaaccctaaaccctaaaccccaacccctaaacccgaaacccgaaacccgaaaccctaaaccctaaaccctaaaccctaaaccctaaaccctaaaccctaaaccctaaaccctaaaccccaaccccaaccccaaccctaaaccctaaacccaaaacccaaaaccctaaacccaaaaccctaaccccaaaccctacccctaaccctaaaccctaaaccctaaaccctaaaccctaacccctaaaccctaaaccctaaaccctaaacccgaacccctaaaccctaaaccctaaaccctaaaccccaaaccctaaacccgaaaccctaaaccctaaacccgaacccctaaacccctaaacccgaaaccctaaaccctaaaccctaaaccctaaaccctaaaccctaaaccctaaaccctaaaccctaaaccccgaACCCCAAACCCGAAACCCCGAACCCGAAACCCCGAACCCCGAAcccgaaaccccaaaccccaaaccccaaacccgaaaccccaaacccgaaaccccaaaccccaaaccccaaaccccaaccctcaaccctcaaccctcaaccctgAACCCTACACTTCATCGGCTCTGCCAAGAAGTCCCTGAACTGCAACACATTTCCCCTCCGAGAGTCTGTTGGCGCAATCCTAGGAAACTAGGATCTTTTTTACTCAAGAGCAGATTCCTTTCCAGAGGATAATTCTTGTACTACTGATAATTCTTGTACTTCTTGTTTCTCATGTTTTGTAATCCTTCTCAAAATCCCAGCTGCTTAGTTGGCCTCGATACGTGTGCAACCCCCGGGTTAAGCGCGCTCCGGCCAGAGTAGTTCCGGGaagggtgacctcccgggaagtgcCGGTAGGGACCCCGTGGGTCAATTATAGAAAGGAGCTGACTTCTGAGAAGGAATGTTTTCTGTTTTCCGGAAACTTGCTTTTTCGTTTCTGGAAACCTGCTATTTTCGGACTCATCTTTCTGGCATGTTTCTTTTCGCCACATGAGTTCCTTCTGACTCTTCTTTTCGGCATGTTTCTTTTTGCCGCTTGAGTCTCTTAGTATTTATTCTATGCTTACCCACGGCATCATACATTGTAAATCCAACTGATGAGGGGTATTGCCCCGAAACATGTTTTGGAATAAATTTCTGTATGAATGAAAATTCTGTTTTTCTCATTTCGTGGGTTTTCTCTATCTTTCTTTTCTAttgtatcatttcattggagcTGCAAGTgaaagtttaaattttttaaactcctaaactTTTATTTTTCTCACGATGGCCTCCAATGAAGATGATGAGATTGTTCGATGCTCGCTCTCTGATCGTTCAGATCTTTCTTCTCCAGTTACGGGTCTGGTTCAACCTTCTCCTTCCGTCCGCGGTACAGATTATTCTCCTGTTCGCAGCTCTGGTCAGAACGCAGATCCTCCTGGAGATTCTTTTTGTTTCGGTGAAGCTACTTTCTCTCGTAAGCGTCATCGAGTCGAACCTCAGGGTAACGAGCTTTCCACTCAAATTTCCACCCCTTCTTTTGCTCGAGCTTCTCCTGCTCCTTCTTTTGATTCTTCTCAGAAAAATCTTGATCGTCTTGCTTATTCTTTACGGAAGGAATTTAGTGAGTCTTTTTCTCGTCAGCATCGATCTCTGAAGGATCTAAGTGATTCTCTTGGTCGACAACAACGTTCTCTTGATGATTTCGTTAAAAAAACTGACATTTCTTTCAGTTCTTTTTCTGCGGCTGTTTCTAATTTTCAACAGTTCATGGAGAACTCTTCCAAACACTCCGCCTCTCTCGAAGCCAAGCTGGAGGCTCTCCTGTCCCGTTCAGATGCGGCTGCTTCCTCAGCTCCTTCAGCTCCTTCAGCTCCTGCGGCTCCTTCGACAGCTCCTTCGGCTCCTTCGTCTGCTCAAGATGTTCCTTCCTCTTCTAATCTTCATTCTGATGTTCCTTCGGATATTCCTTCCGAAGAACCTTCTTCTAAATTTCCTGATCAAATTCAGGTTCTTGTAAATAAGGCTTTCTCTGGCTATAAACGCCTGTGTATTGATGCCGAGCGTTCTAAAGACCATCTTGAACGTCTTAAGAACTTCTCAGCCTCTGGGACTCTCCCTAAAAGTCTGCAAGTTAAACCGCCTCGCATTTCTGTCAATGACTCAGAAGCTAACTCCTTCCTTGAGTCTAAACTAAATGCTCTGCAATCTGATGCTAACAAAGCTTTTCTCTTAGCATACATTGAAGCTGTTTCTAAAGCTTCTGCCAACTTTGATGCCAAAATCAAAAGTTGCATTGATGATTTTGATTCAGTTTTGAAAGGGACCTGTACTGCTCTGCAACATCTTCCTTTTATGGGAGTTTTTTCTGTTTCTGCAGAGGAATGGTACAAAGAGGGTTTAAATGACTTTCATAATAAATGTAATCTTTTTCTGATTGACCGTTCTCTGAAAAAAGCTGCAAAGGCTCAGGCCAATGCTTCCAGAGAATCTTCCAGAGATGCTTCAATGGCTGAAGCCGATGAACTTCCTCCAGATCCGACCATCGCCCAGCTGGTCAATGATAAAATCAACCAGAAACTGAGTTCTCTGTCAAACAAAATTGACTCTCTTCTTAACAATGGCAAGCctcaaaagaagaaatcaaagaaatCTTCTGGTTCTGCTCAGAAAGGTTCTGCACAGAAAGGTCCTGCTCAGAAAGGTTCTGCACAGAAAAGTCCTGCACAGAAAAGTCCTGCTCAGAAAGGTCCTGCTCAGAAAGGTCCTGCTCGTAAGAATTCTACTCAAAAGAATTCTTCTGCCTCCACCGATGGTGTCCTTCCAAAAAACGGGGTTCCGGCAGTCGGGAAGAACTCCACCTCGACTGCCTCTGGTCCGTTGCCCTCAAAAGCAAGATCATACCCCCACAGAAGACAAAAGATGAATGTGCAATTTGCAAAACATCCAGAATCATCTTCGAGAGGCAAAAACTTTTCAGATTTTCCCCAGAACACTTCCATTCTGGGTCGTCCTCCTCCCTTCCGTCAGAACAATTTTCGCAGGACAAACATTCTTCGGGGACAAGATCGGGGCCTAGGCTTAGGTCAAGACACCGCCTAAACTTCTGGGGGCCTGCTGTCGACCAGGCCTACATGGCTTTATTTTTCTTCTACAGAAAGACTGCTGCGGATGTGGACAACCGTATCTCGAATACTGCCATCCACAACTTCTCCTCTCGGCGCCTCTCTTACGAAGAACGAAAGCTACTGGGTCTCGGCATCAAGTTCATTCCAAGGCCTCCACCTATGTCTCCTTCTCTTATTGCTGAAGAATTCAGAGCTTTTGCCCGTTTGTTTCGTCTTCGCGCCTTTTTTGGTCCGGACTCAGATGCTCCTGCTCCTGCTTCTCCTTTCACCAGAGCCTCGTTCCCACCAAAGTTCAAAAAGCGCAACCCCTTCTGGAATCCACCTGATCGGTGCTATCCTCTGGAAGATATTTTGCAACAAGGCGATGCAATCCTGCAAAAACAATTGGCTTCCGTTTCTTTCTCTGCTCGGCCCATGTTGCCTTCCAGACTGCTCAAGAGTCTAAAAACTCTGAAACGGGATAAGTCGATTATCATCAAACCCGCTGATAAGAATCTCGGACTTGTCATCCTGGATTCTTCTTGGTACCGCTCAGAAGGCCTTAGACAACTTTCTGATTCTCTGGTTTATGAGCGTGTTGACTCTGTTCCTTGGCATATTATCTGGAAACGGCTCTCTGTAATCATTAAGGACTTCAAGTTCCTTCTTGATCCTGTATCTGCCTTTCTCACTAAATTTCCACCTCCCTCTGCGCGGCCCTGTGCTTTCTATCTTCTCCCGAAGATACACAAACCCGTCTTGGTTGGTCGGCCCATCTGCAGTTACTCAGGTTATATCTTAGAGCCTGCTTCTCAGCTTTTACACCATCTTTTGTTTCCCATCCTGCTTGAACAGAAGTCCCACCTTTCTGACTCTCGTACTCTCTTGCGAGATCTCGGTTCTCTCCATCTCCCTACAAGCTGTATCCTTTTCACCTTTGATGTGGAATCTCTGTACCCCAGCATCCCTACTCCTGCGGGTCTTGCAGCTCTGGAAGAGATGGTTTCAGATTACTTCAGAGAGAATTCTTTTGATTCTCGGCTTGTTGATCTGATTGTCAGATTGGCTACTTTGGTGCTCACTTTTCACTACTTGGATTTTGATGGCATTACTTACAAGCAAGTCAGAGGAACTGCTATGGGAAGCAACTTCGCAGTTGTCTATGCCTGCCTCTTCCTCTGCCATCTAGAAAACCGTCTGTTTGCCAGTTTTGATTGTTCTGAGCTCCTGTTTTTCAAGCGGTATATTGATGATGCAGTTGGTGTCTGGACTGGTTCTGAAGAGACTCTATCTCTCTTTTTTCAGCACTACCAGATGTTCTATCCCGAAATTAAGATCACAACTTGTGTTTCTTCTTCTTCGGTGAACATCCTGGATATTACTTTTTTCAAGGGAGAACGCTTCTCTGCTTCTGGTATTCTTGACACTTGTTGTTTCCAGAAGCCTCTGAACGCCTACCAGTACATCCCTTTTGGATCCTGGCACCCTCAGCACCAAAAGAAGTCTTTTATTATCAGTGAACTGCGTAGATATCTTCTTCGGGAATCCAGTCCCTCTGGTTTTATTCAGCTGAAGAAAATGTTCTATCTCAGGCTTCGAGCTCGCGGCTACCCTAAGAATTTCCTGCTCCAATGCTTCAACAAGGTCTCTCGGACAGACAAGTCAGTGCTCCTCAACAAGCTTCAGCTTCAACCCTTCAAGAGGAGAGGGGCCCCCCTGATTCTTAAGCTGGATTATTGCTCAGCCACTAAAGCTTTAAATCTCGGGGCCACCCTAAACCCTACACTTCATCGGCTCTGCCAAGAAGTCCCTGAACTGCAACACATTTCCCCTCCGAGAGTCTGTTGGCGCAATCCTAGGAAACTAGGATCTTTTTTACTCAAGAGCAGATTCCTTTCCAGAGGATAATTCTTGTACTACTGATAATTCTTGTACTTCTTGTTTCTCATGTTTTGTAATCCTTCTCAAAATCCCAGCTGCTTAGTTGGCCTCGATACGTGTGCAACCCCCGGGTTAAGCGCGCTCCGGCCAGAGTAGTTCCGGGaagggtgacctcccgggaagtgcCGGTAGGGACCCCGTGGGTCAATTATAGAAAGGAGCTGACTTCTGAGAAGGAATGTTTTCTGTTTTCCGGAAACTTGCTTTTTCGTTTCTGGAAACCTGCTATTTTCGGACTCATCTTTCTGGCATGTTTCTTTTCGCCACATGAGTTCCTTCTGACTCTTCTTTTCGGCATGTTTCTTTTTGCCGCTTGAGTCTCTTAGTATTTATTCTATGCTTACCCACGGCATCATACATTGTAAATCCAACTGATGAGGGGTATTGCCCCGAAACATGTTTTGGAATAAATTTCTGTATGAATGAAAATTCTGTTTTTCTCATTTCGTGGGTTTTCTCTATCTTTCTTTTCTAttgtatcatttcattggagcTGCAAGTgaaagtttaaatttttttaaactcctaaaatttttttaaactcctaaatttttttaaactcctaaatttttttaaactcctaaattttttttaACTCCTaatttttttaaactcctaaatttttttaaactcctaaaatttttttaaactcctaaattttttttaaactcctaaatttttttaaactcctaaatttttttaaactcctaaatttttctaaatttttttaaactcctaaatttttttaaactcctaaatttttttaaactcctaaattttttaaactcctaaatttttttaaactcctaaatttttttaaactcctaaattttttttaaa
Coding sequences:
- the LOC131075205 gene encoding uncharacterized protein LOC131075205, with the protein product MASNEDDEIVRCSLSDRSDLSSPVTGLVQPSPSVRGTDYSPVRSSGQNADPPGDSFCFGEATFSRKRHRVEPQGNELSTQISTPSFARASPAPSFDSSQKNLDRLAYSLRKEFSESFSRQHRSLKDLSDSLGRQQRSLDDFVKKTDISFSSFSAAVSNFQQFMENSSKHSASLEAKLEALLSRSDAAASSAPSAPSAPAAPSTAPSAPSSAQDVPSSSNLHSDVPSDIPSEEPSSKFPDQIQVLVNKAFSGYKRLCIDAERSKDHLERLKNFSASGTLPKSLQVKPPRISVNDSEANSFLESKLNALQSDANKAFLLAYIEAVSKASANFDAKIKSCIDDFDSVLKGTCTALQHLPFMGVFSVSAEEWYKEGLNDFHNKCNLFLIDRSLKKAAKAQANASRESSRDASMAEADELPPDPTIAQLVNDKINQKLSSLSNKIDSLLNNGKPQKKKSKKSSGSAQKGSAQKGPAQKGSAQKSPAQKSPAQKGPAQKGPARKNSTQKNSSASTDGVLPKNGVPAVGKNSTSTASGPLPSKARSYPHRRQKMNVQFAKHPESSSRGKNFSDFPQNTSILGRPPPFRQNNFRRTNILRGQDRGLGLGQDTA
- the LOC131075204 gene encoding uncharacterized protein LOC131075204; protein product: MALFFFYRKTAADVDNRISNTAIHNFSSRRLSYEERKLLGLGIKFIPRPPPMSPSLIAEEFRAFARLFRLRAFFGPDSDAPAPASPFTRASFPPKFKKRNPFWNPPDRCYPLEDILQQGDAILQKQLASVSFSARPMLPSRLLKSLKTLKRDKSIIIKPADKNLGLVILDSSWYRSEGLRQLSDSLVYERVDSVPWHIIWKRLSVIIKDFKFLLDPVSAFLTKFPPPSARPCAFYLLPKIHKPVLVGRPICSYSGYILEPASQLLHHLLFPILLEQKSHLSDSRTLLRDLGSLHLPTSCILFTFDVESLYPSIPTPAGLAALEEMVSDYFRENSFDSRLVDLIVRLATLVLTFHYLDFDGITYKQVRGTAMGSNFAVVYACLFLCHLENRLFASFDCSELLFFKRYIDDAVGVWTGSEETLSLFFQHYQMFYPEIKITTCVSSSSVNILDITFFKGERFSASGILDTCCFQKPLNAYQYIPFGSWHPQHQKKSFIISELRRYLLRESSPSGFIQLKKMFYLRLRARGYPKNFLLQCFNKVSRTDKSVLLNKLQLQPFKRRGAPLILKLDYCSATKALNLGATLNPTLHRLCQEVPELQHISPPRVCWRNPRKLGSFLLKSRFLSRG